The following are from one region of the Salvia splendens isolate huo1 chromosome 2, SspV2, whole genome shotgun sequence genome:
- the LOC121785054 gene encoding protein OCTOPUS-like, with amino-acid sequence MLPTVMNQPSSVDPTAPPPQPPSQPPRSSFSCDRHPAENFTGFCPICLCERLTTLDGNSSANTPSSSRRPSSASAAIKALFSSSSAAAAKPAATSSSSSLFPPQKPSKTSFFPELRRTKSFSASKNEALSQFFEPQRKSCDVRGRNTLWSLFSLDDGGASSSQNPPNGKKIGSLAAERPVFEETENDDDFRDPENAEIDEIEESHLENSRNEVEFEVNEGEIVEEESNVKKIKEHIDLHSPEKKSSGGGGFWAAASVFSKKWHKWRRKQKMKKENNPTLPVEKPISRQYRETQSEIADYGFGRRSCDTDPRFSLDAGRMSFDDARYSFDEPRASWDGYLIGRSFPRMAPMVSVMEDAPAVPVSRPDMQIPVEEPPVVHCVNEGGVEVVPGGTLQTREYYSDSSSRRRKSLDRSSSIRKAAASVVAEIDELKMMSHAKVSPTTADYSNPAKVVVERERERDLLKDSSLQHFDGVESSELGSGYRDCSNSLIGGERKEAKKSSSRRWSWRIWGFIHRRGGGASKDGDEEDKYSRVNGVERSLSVSWQDLRGVENRDVGGRLNINMFRSNSSVSMRHGGSLGASMRKPSGRSGRDGFSFERNRSVRSSPPSHVDNGLLRFYLTPMRRRGGGGAGGLGKIKANGSSSVARSVLRLY; translated from the coding sequence ATGCTTCCAACGGTTATGAATCAGCCCAGTTCCGTAGACCCAAcagcgccgccgccgcagccGCCGTCGCAGCCACCGCGATCCTCCTTCAGCTGCGACCGCCACCCCGCCGAGAACTTCACCGGCTTCTGCCCCATCTGCCTCTGCGAGCGCCTCACCACTCTCGACGGCAACTCCTCCGCCAACACCCCCTCCTCCTCCCGCCGcccctcctccgcctccgccgccaTCAAAGccctcttctcctcctcctccgccgccgctgcgaaACCCGCCGccaccagcagcagcagcagcttaTTCCCGCCTCAGAAGCCCTCGAAGACTTCCTTTTTCCCCGAGCTCCGCCGCACAAAGTCATTCTCGGCGTCCAAGAACGAAGCTTTGAGCCAATTCTTCGAGCCCCAGAGGAAATCTTGCGATGTTAGAGGGAGAAACACTCTCTGGTCTCTCTTCTCCCTCGACGACGGCGGCGCCTCCTCCAGCCAAAATCCCCCAAACGGCAAAAAAATCGGATCTTTAGCGGCGGAGAGGCCCGTTTTCGAGGAGACCGAGAACGACGACGATTTCCGTGACCCAGAAAATGCAGAaattgatgaaattgaagaaTCCCATTTGGAGAATTCAAGAAACGAAGTTGAATTCGAGGTAAATGAAGGCGAAATAGTTGAAGAAGAGAGTAATgtgaagaagataaaggagcACATTGATCTCCACAGCCCAGAGAAGAAGAGCTCCGGCGGAGGCGGGTTTTGGGCGGCGGCCTCTGTTTTCAGCAAGAAATGGCACAAATGGCGGCGAAAgcagaagatgaagaaggaaAACAATCCCACATTGCCTGTGGAGAAGCCCATTTCTCGGCAGTATAGAGAGACACAGTCTGAGATTGCTGACTACGGCTTCGGCCGGAGATCCTGCGATACCGATCCTCGATTCTCCCTCGATGCCGGGAGGATGAGCTTCGACGATGCAAGATATTCCTTTGATGAGCCCCGAGCTTCATGGGATGGTTACTTGATTGGCAGAAGCTTTCCAAGAATGGCACCAATGGTCTCTGTGATGGAGGATGCTCCGGCCGTGCCCGTTTCACGGCCGGATATGCAGATTCCGGTGGAGGAGCCACCGGTGGTGCATTGTGTGAATGAGGGTGGTGTTGAGGTTGTTCCTGGTGGGACACTGCAGACTAGGGAATATTACTCGGATTCGTCCTCTCGGAGGAGGAAGAGTCTTGATAGGTCGAGTTCGATTAGGAAGGCTGCAGCCTCTGTTGTGGCTGAGATTGATGAGCTTAAGATGATGTCCCATGCCAAGGTCTCGCCCACAACTGCAGATTACTCTAATCCTGCCAAAGTTGTggtggagagggagagagagagagacttgCTAAAAGACTCGAGTTTGCAGCATTTTGATGGTGTAGAGAGTAGTGAATTGGGTAGTGGTTATAGGGATTGTAGCAATTCTTTGATAGGGGGTGAGAGGAAGGAGGCGAAGAAGTCGTCGTCTAGGAGGTGGAGTTGGAGGATTTGGGgattcatacataggcgtggtGGTGGCGCGAGCAAGGATGGGGACGAGGAGGACAAGTATAGCAGGGTGAACGGGGTGGAGAGGTCGTTGTCTGTGTCGTGGCAGGACTTGAGGGGCGTGGAGAACAGGGATGTCGGGGGCCGGTTGAATATAAACATGTTTAGGAGCAATAGCAGTGTGAGTATGAGGCATGGTGGATCGCTTGGTGCGAGTATGAGGAAGCCTTCGGGGAGGAGTGGCAGGGACGGGTTTTCGTTTGAGAGGAACCGGAGTGTTAGGAGTTCGCCTCCTAGCCATGTGGATAATGGCCTCTTGCGTTTCTACTTAACCCCTATGAGGAGGCGAGGGGGCGGAGGTGCGGGTGGCCTTGGTAAAATCAAGGCCAACGGCTCGAGCTCTGTTGCACGGAGCGTGCTGAGGTTGTATTGA
- the LOC121785064 gene encoding protein NRT1/ PTR FAMILY 8.1-like isoform X1: MDEDNTYTSDGTRDIYKRPANKEKTGNWKACRFILVTECCERLAYYGMSTNLVNYLKIRLNQDNVTASNVTTWSGTCYITPLIGAFLADSYLGRFYTIATFSSIYVLGMALLTLSASVGGLKPECEASGVCHPTQAQSATFFVALYLIALGTGGIKPCVSSFGADQFDENDENEKKRKSSFFNWFYLSINVGAFIASSVLVWIQMNVGWGWGFGIPAAAMALAVAAFFVGSRLYRVQRAGGSPLVRIAQVLVASVRKLRVNVPSDVSLLHETSDVEESNIKGSRKLQHTDKFKFLDKAAVKTIEDVDLKEGSAVWHLCTITQVEELKSLVRLLPVWATGIVFSAVYSQMSTMFVLQGSTMDQHMGPNFKIPSASLSLFDTISVIVCTLAYDLVLLRAVRRYTKHERGFTQLQRMGIGLVISILAMVVAGGLEVYRLRYVRIHHLYDQETIPISIFWQVPQYFLVGCAEVFTFVGQIEFYYDQAPDAMRSLCSALCLTTIALGNYLCTFLVTVVTEVTTRDGRLGWIPDNLNRGHLDYFFWLLALLSFVNFLAYLVVARWYTYKKVAGSPSPALQQ; encoded by the exons ATGGATGAAGATAACACATACACGAGCGATGGAACAAGGGATATCTACAAAAGGCCTGCTAACAAAGAGAAAACTGGAAATTGGAAGGCTTGCCGCTTTATTCTTG TAACTGAGTGTTGTGAGCGATTGGCCTACTATGGCATGAGCACCAATTTGGTGAACTATCTGAAAATTCGTCTTAACCAAGACAACGTTACCGCGTCGAACGTCACAACTTGGTCGGGAACTTGCTACATTACGCCGCTAATCGGCGCCTTCTTAGCTGATTCTTACCTCGGCAGATTTTACACCATTGCCACCTTTAGCTCCATCTATGTCCTT GGAATGGCACTCTTGACTTTATCCGCCTCGGTCGGTGGTTTAAAGCCCGAGTGCGAAGCATCGGGTGTCTGCCACCCGACGCAGGCGCAATCAGCCACTTTCTTTGTGGCGTTGTACTTGATTGCATTGGGTACCGGTGGGATCAAGCCGTGTGTCTCCTCGTTCGGGGCCGACCAATTCGACGAAAACGATGAGAacgagaagaagaggaagagctCCTTCTTCAATTGGTTCTATCTCTCGATAAACGTTGGCGCCTTTATTGCTTCATCGGTCCTTGTTTGGATACAAATGAATGTGGGGTGGGGTTGGGGTTTCGGGATACCCGCCGCCGCTATGGCCCTCGCCGTTGCCGCATTCTTTGTCGGGAGCCGCCTTTACCGCGTCCAGAGGGCCGGGGGAAGCCCCCTCGTCCGTATCGCGCAGGTTTTGGTTGCATCCGTCAGAAAATTGCGCGTCAATGTCCCGTCCGATGTTTCACTCCTCCACGAGACTTCTGACGTGGAAGAGTCAAACATCAAGGGGAGTAGGAAACTCCAACATACCGACAAATTCAa GTTCTTAGACAAGGCGGCTGTGAAGACGATAGAAGATGTTGACCTAAAAGAGGGCTCGGCCGTATGGCATCTGTGCACGATCACGCAGGTCGAGGAGCTCAAGTCACTAGTCCGACTACTACCCGTGTGGGCCACGGGCATTGTTTTTTCAGCGGTTTACAGCCAAATGAGCACAATGTTTGTGTTACAAGGGAGCACAATGGATCAACACATGGGGCCTAATTTCAAGATCCCTTCAGCCTCACTTTCTCTATTTGACACAATCAGTGTGATAGTCTGCACCCTCGCCTACGATCTCGTCCTCCTACGTGCTGTCAGGCGCTACACAAAGCACGAGAGGGGGTTCACGCAGCTCCAGAGGATGGGAATCGGGCTTGTGATCTCAATCCTCGCGATGGTTGTGGCCGGTGGGCTCGAGGTCTACAGGTTACGCTACGTGAGGATCCACCACCTTTACGACCAAGAGACCATTCCTATCTCGATCTTTTGGCAGGTTCCTCAGTATTTCCTTGTTGGATGTGCCGAAGTCTTCACATTCGTAGGGCAAATCGAATTCTACTATGACCAAGCCCCCGATGCGATGAGAAGCTTGTGCTCCGCTCTGTGCCTCACCACCATAGCCCTCGGGAACTATCTGTGCACGTTTTTAGTCACGGTGGTGACTGAGGTGACCACCCGAGATGGTCGACTGGGATGGATCCCGGATAATCTGAACCGGGGCCATCTCGATTACTTCTTCTGGCTGCTAGCACTCCTTAGCTTTGTGAATTTCTTGGCCTACCTGGTGGTTGCGAGGTGGTACACTTACAAGAAGGTGGCCGGATCGCCGTCGCCGGCTCTGCAGCAGTGA
- the LOC121785064 gene encoding protein NRT1/ PTR FAMILY 8.1-like isoform X2 — protein MDEDNTYTSDGTRDIYKRPANKEKTGNWKACRFILVTECCERLAYYGMSTNLVNYLKIRLNQDNVTASNVTTWSGTCYITPLIGAFLADSYLGRFYTIATFSSIYGMALLTLSASVGGLKPECEASGVCHPTQAQSATFFVALYLIALGTGGIKPCVSSFGADQFDENDENEKKRKSSFFNWFYLSINVGAFIASSVLVWIQMNVGWGWGFGIPAAAMALAVAAFFVGSRLYRVQRAGGSPLVRIAQVLVASVRKLRVNVPSDVSLLHETSDVEESNIKGSRKLQHTDKFKFLDKAAVKTIEDVDLKEGSAVWHLCTITQVEELKSLVRLLPVWATGIVFSAVYSQMSTMFVLQGSTMDQHMGPNFKIPSASLSLFDTISVIVCTLAYDLVLLRAVRRYTKHERGFTQLQRMGIGLVISILAMVVAGGLEVYRLRYVRIHHLYDQETIPISIFWQVPQYFLVGCAEVFTFVGQIEFYYDQAPDAMRSLCSALCLTTIALGNYLCTFLVTVVTEVTTRDGRLGWIPDNLNRGHLDYFFWLLALLSFVNFLAYLVVARWYTYKKVAGSPSPALQQ, from the exons ATGGATGAAGATAACACATACACGAGCGATGGAACAAGGGATATCTACAAAAGGCCTGCTAACAAAGAGAAAACTGGAAATTGGAAGGCTTGCCGCTTTATTCTTG TAACTGAGTGTTGTGAGCGATTGGCCTACTATGGCATGAGCACCAATTTGGTGAACTATCTGAAAATTCGTCTTAACCAAGACAACGTTACCGCGTCGAACGTCACAACTTGGTCGGGAACTTGCTACATTACGCCGCTAATCGGCGCCTTCTTAGCTGATTCTTACCTCGGCAGATTTTACACCATTGCCACCTTTAGCTCCATCTAT GGAATGGCACTCTTGACTTTATCCGCCTCGGTCGGTGGTTTAAAGCCCGAGTGCGAAGCATCGGGTGTCTGCCACCCGACGCAGGCGCAATCAGCCACTTTCTTTGTGGCGTTGTACTTGATTGCATTGGGTACCGGTGGGATCAAGCCGTGTGTCTCCTCGTTCGGGGCCGACCAATTCGACGAAAACGATGAGAacgagaagaagaggaagagctCCTTCTTCAATTGGTTCTATCTCTCGATAAACGTTGGCGCCTTTATTGCTTCATCGGTCCTTGTTTGGATACAAATGAATGTGGGGTGGGGTTGGGGTTTCGGGATACCCGCCGCCGCTATGGCCCTCGCCGTTGCCGCATTCTTTGTCGGGAGCCGCCTTTACCGCGTCCAGAGGGCCGGGGGAAGCCCCCTCGTCCGTATCGCGCAGGTTTTGGTTGCATCCGTCAGAAAATTGCGCGTCAATGTCCCGTCCGATGTTTCACTCCTCCACGAGACTTCTGACGTGGAAGAGTCAAACATCAAGGGGAGTAGGAAACTCCAACATACCGACAAATTCAa GTTCTTAGACAAGGCGGCTGTGAAGACGATAGAAGATGTTGACCTAAAAGAGGGCTCGGCCGTATGGCATCTGTGCACGATCACGCAGGTCGAGGAGCTCAAGTCACTAGTCCGACTACTACCCGTGTGGGCCACGGGCATTGTTTTTTCAGCGGTTTACAGCCAAATGAGCACAATGTTTGTGTTACAAGGGAGCACAATGGATCAACACATGGGGCCTAATTTCAAGATCCCTTCAGCCTCACTTTCTCTATTTGACACAATCAGTGTGATAGTCTGCACCCTCGCCTACGATCTCGTCCTCCTACGTGCTGTCAGGCGCTACACAAAGCACGAGAGGGGGTTCACGCAGCTCCAGAGGATGGGAATCGGGCTTGTGATCTCAATCCTCGCGATGGTTGTGGCCGGTGGGCTCGAGGTCTACAGGTTACGCTACGTGAGGATCCACCACCTTTACGACCAAGAGACCATTCCTATCTCGATCTTTTGGCAGGTTCCTCAGTATTTCCTTGTTGGATGTGCCGAAGTCTTCACATTCGTAGGGCAAATCGAATTCTACTATGACCAAGCCCCCGATGCGATGAGAAGCTTGTGCTCCGCTCTGTGCCTCACCACCATAGCCCTCGGGAACTATCTGTGCACGTTTTTAGTCACGGTGGTGACTGAGGTGACCACCCGAGATGGTCGACTGGGATGGATCCCGGATAATCTGAACCGGGGCCATCTCGATTACTTCTTCTGGCTGCTAGCACTCCTTAGCTTTGTGAATTTCTTGGCCTACCTGGTGGTTGCGAGGTGGTACACTTACAAGAAGGTGGCCGGATCGCCGTCGCCGGCTCTGCAGCAGTGA
- the LOC121785077 gene encoding laccase-4-like has protein sequence MDSHSWMIRVFILLSCFSPMMVESRVRHYKFNVVMKNTSRLCSTKPIVTVNGNFPGPTLYAREDDTVLVKVVNHVKYNVSIHWHGIRQLRTGWADGPAYITQCPIQPGQSYVYNFTITGQRGTLLWHAHILWLRATVHGAIVILPKLGVPYPFPKPDHERVIVLAEWWKSDTEDVINEAMKSGLAPNVSDAHTINGYPGGSPNCSSTDGYQLDVTPGKSYLLRLINAALNEELFFKIAGHKFTVVEVDATYVKPFTTDTVVIAPGQTTNVVLTASKRAGKFAIAASTFMDTPVVAIDNLTATATLHYSGTLSATPTAVAAVPARNATPVADTFSNSLRSLNSKAFPAKVPKTVDRSLLFAVGLGINPCPTCRAANGSRVVASVNNITFVMPTTALLQAHLFNIKGVYTTDFPGNPPTPFNYTGAPPQNMATVSATKVYRLPFNATVQVVLQDTGIIAPENHPVHLHGFNFFVVGKGSGNFNPKTDPKRFNLVDPVERNTVGVPSGGWVAIRFTADNPGVWFMHCHLEVHTTWGLKMAFQVDDGKGKNQSVLPPPKDLPNC, from the exons ATGGATTCTCATTCTTGGATGATTAGGGTTTTCATCCTCCTATCTTGCTTCTCTCCTATGATGGTTGAATCCAGAGTTCGTCATTACAAGTTCAAT GTGGTGATGAAAAATACAAGTCGCTTGTGCTCAACGAAACCAATTGTTACAGTAAATGGAAACTTTCCAGGACCAACTCTATATGCTAGAGAAGACGACACCGTTTTGGTCAAGGTTGTCAACCATGTCAAGTACAATGTCTCCATCCACTG GCACGGAATCCGGCAGCTTCGCACCGGGTGGGCTGATGGTCCAGCATATATCACCCAGTGTCCGATCCAGCCGGGGCAGAGTTATGTCTACAACTTCACCATCACTGGCCAGAGAGGCACACTCTTGTGGCATGCTCACATTCTGTGGCTGAGGGCCACCGTGCACGGTGCCATCGTCATCTTGCCTAAGCTCGGCGTCCCTTACCCTTTCCCCAAACCCGACCACGAACGAGTCATCGTTCTAG CTGAATGGTGGAAATCCGACACGGAAGATGTGATCAACGAGGCGATGAAGTCCGGGCTCGCCCCGAATGTCTCAGATGCCCACACTATCAACGGGTACCCGGGAGGCAGCCCTAATTGTTCCTCCACAG ATGGCTACCAACTGGACGTGACACCGGGAAAGTCATACCTACTCCGCCTAATCAACGCTGCCCTGAATGAAGAGCTCTTCTTCAAGATCGCCGGTCACAAATTCACGGTGGTCGAGGTCGACGCCACCTACGTAAAGCCCTTCACGACCGACACGGTGGTGATCGCCCCGGGCCAAACCACCAACGTCGTCCTAACGGCTAGCAAGCGCGCCGGGAAGTTCGCCATCGCGGCCTCCACCTTCATGGACACTCCCGTGGTGGCGATCGACAACCTCACCGCCACCGCGACGCTGCACTACTCCGGCACGTTGTCGGCCACACCCACAGCCGTCGCCGCCGTCCCCGCGCGCAACGCGACCCCGGTGGCCGACACGTTCTCCAACTCCCTCCGCAGCCTCAACTCCAAGGCCTTCCCAGCAAAAGTCCCAAAAACGGTTGACCGGTCGCTGCTGTTCGCGGTGGGGCTCGGGATCAACCCGTGCCCCACGTGCAGAGCAGCGAACGGGAGCCGGGTAGTGGCGAGCGTCAACAACATCACATTCGTCATGCCAACAACCGCCTTGCTACAAGCGCACTTGTTCAACATTAAAGGAGTCTACACAACCGACTTCCCTGGGAATCCGCCCACGCCTTTCAACTACACCGGCGCTCCGCCGCAAAACATGGCCACCGTATCTGCCACGAAGGTGTACCGCCTGCCGTTCAACGCCACCGTCCAGGTGGTTTTGCAGGACACCGGGATAATCGCGCCGGAGAACCACCCGGTCCATCTCCATGGATTCAATTTCTTCGTCGTCGGAAAAGGATCCGGTAATTTCAACCCCAAAACGGATCCGAAAAGGTTCAACCTCGTCGATCCGGTCGAGAGGAACACGGTGGGAGTGCCGTCCGGTGGGTGGGTGGCAATCCGGTTCACCGCCGACAATCCCG GTGTGTGGTTCATGCATTGCCACTTGGAAGTGCACACCACTTGGGGCCTGAAAATGGCGTTCCAAGTGGACGATGGAAAGGGCAAAAATCAGTCAGTTTTGCCGCCGCCTAAAGATTTGCCCAACTGCTGa
- the LOC121785081 gene encoding sulfoquinovosyl transferase SQD2-like, which translates to MPNSSLSLPTSSSYSLLPPLFNSGVSRSCASRKRKPITLNCVNARSLQHTRLRSSAELRIMRVRSSNNEGSSSNVTIREHNEGEEEDISPTPPEKEANSRPRRIALFVEPSPFSYVSGYKNRFQNFIKYLREMGDEVMVVTTHEGLPEEFYGAKLIGSRSFPLPWYRNVPLSLALSPRIISAVATFKPDIIHASSPGIMVFGALLIAKLLSVPIVMSYHTHIPVYIPRYTFSWLVTPMWLVLKFLHRAADLTLVPSVAIANDLEAARVTAANRIRLWNKGVDSESFNPRFRSHEMRLRLSNGEPDRPLIVHVGRLGVEKNLDFLKSVMDRLPEARIAFIGDGPYRAELEQIFHSMPAIFTGMLQGEELSQAYASGDIFVMPSESETLGFVVLEAMSSGLPVVAARAGGIPDIISQEQQGSTGYLYNPGDIDDCLSKLKPLLHDQQLRETIGKAARAEMEKYDWRAATRKVRNEQYNAAIWIWRKKRAQFLRPFQWLLRRPLRSPAVQT; encoded by the exons ATGCCCAAttcttctctctccctccccaCTTCCTCTTCTTACTCACTCCTACCCCCACTCTTCAATTCCGGAGTTTCTCGGTCTTGTGCATCCAGAAAAAGAAAGCCCATCACTCTAAATTGTGTAAATGCTCGATCTTTGCAGCATACAAGGCTTAGGAGTAGTGCTGAATTGAGAATTATGAGAGTGAGATCATCTAATAATGAAGGTAGCAGCAGCAATGTAACAATTAGGGAGCATAAtgaaggagaggaagaggatATTTCTCCTACTCCTCCTGAGAAAGAGGCCAATTCGAGGCCTAGGCGCATCGCCCTCTTTGTTGAGCCATCTCCATTTTC TTATGTCTCTGGATATAAAAATAGGTTCCAGAATTTCATTAAATACTTGCGCGAAATGGGTGATGAG GTCATGGTTGTAACGACCCATGAAGGACTGCCTGAAGAGTTTTATGGAGCTAAATTGATTGGATCTAGAAG CTTTCCTCTTCCCTGGTACCGGAATGTGCCTTTGTCACTAGCACTTAGCCCAAGAATAATCTCAGCGGTTGCAACATTCAAGCCTGATATCATACACGCATCATCCCCTGGAATTATG GTGTTCGGTGCTCTCCTCATTGCGAAATTACTATCCGTACCAATAGTGATGTCATATCACACCCATATTCCTGT ATATATCCCAAGATACACTTTCAGTTGGTTGGTAACACCAATGTGGTTGGTTCTAA AATTTCTGCATAGGGCTGCTGATCTTACACTGGTGCCTTCGGTTGCTATTGCAAATGATCTAGAAGCAGCGAGAGTGACAGCAG CTAACAGAATACGGCTCTGGAACAAGGGTGTTGATTCCGAGAGCTTCAACCCCCGCTTTCGCTCCCATGAAATGAGACTAAGATTGAG CAATGGAGAACCAGACCGACCGTTGATAGTTCACGTAGGGCGTCTTGGAGTCGAGAAGAATTTGGATTTCTTGAAAAG TGTCATGGACCGGCTGCCAGAAGCTCGAATAGCCTTCATCGGAGACGGGCCATACAG GGCGGAGCTGGAGCAGATTTTCCACAGCATGCCTGCAATATTCACTGGGATGCTACAAGGAGAAGAGCTCTCACAAGCATATGCTAGTGGAGATATCTTCGTCATGCCCTCAGAGTCGGAGACTCTGGGGTTCGTCGTCTTGGAGGCCATGTCGTCTGGGCTTCCCGTCGTGGCTGCTCGTGCCGGAGGAATCCCGGACATCATCTCCCAAGAGCAGCAGGGAAGCACGGGCTACCTGTACAACCCCGGAGACATTGACGACTGCTTGAGCAAACTCAAACCTCTTCTGCACGACCAACAACTCCGGGAAACCATCGGCAAGGCAGCACGTGCGGAGATGGAGAAGTACGACTGGAGGGCTGCGACTCGGAAGGTCAGAAACGAGCAATACAACGCTGCGATCTGGATctggaggaagaagagggcgcAGTTCTTGCGACCTTTCCAGTGGCTGCTCCGACGGCCGCTTCGCTCTCCCGCCGTCCAAACGTAA